From a region of the Asterias amurensis chromosome 2, ASM3211899v1 genome:
- the LOC139954169 gene encoding ankyrin repeat and BTB/POZ domain-containing protein 1-like yields MSTYRADLKETFHCCKTGDLSRLQFLVETKEVDVNSRDNWDSTLLYYACLCGQKEVVNYLLDNGALCEAKTFDGERCLYGALTDEIRDILKARKAVTTGKARRDGYQEFLRRVLEGNCYEDICFVVHEETFPAHRCILHARSPYFADMLETKWQYKSTIHIKHTVVRPQAFTAILQYVYTGYLEVHLDLYEDCVRFAKQCQMPELIMQLETSLRTIMQYVPSKPGIHVSMVTVVPQQGSTFLQDQLQFLADFAVPQNLCQFYGPGILPFCGEDQDQPPFADVCFSVMDQLFFCHKVFFCGRSEYFRALLSDHFSEIAQDNHYSLPTITLHDISPQIFAKVVYYMYTEKVQLTEDTSYDVLCIADLYLLPGLKLVCANEIYRHLTADNVISVLRVSRMFNLTKLEDQCTEYIAKNLDKIIESEEFEKIILEDAAEIKDRQETDSIIIIDEIRHHISRLVQTFSEVSEAQHSLHMIDLLLLRLGLDC; encoded by the exons ATGTCCACCTACCGAGCTGATCTGAAGGAAACCTTCCACTGCTGCAAGACCGGGGACTTGTCCAGGCTACA GTTCCTTGTCGAGACAAAAGAAGTGGATGTGAACAGCCGAGATAATTGGGACAGTACCTTGCTGTACTACGCCTGTCTTTGTGGGCAAAAGGAAGTGGTGAATTACTTGCTGGATAATG GAGCCTTGTGTGAAGCCAAGACATTTGATGGGGAGCGTTGCTTGTATGGGGCCCTCACTGACGAAATCAGAGATATACTGAAAGCACGGAAGGCTGTTACAACAGGGAAAGCACGCAGGGATGGCTACCAAGAATTTCTAAGAAG GGTTCTTGAAGGGAATTGCTATGAAGATATTTGCTTCGTGGTCCACGAGGAGACATTCCCAGCCCATCGGTGTATCCTTCACGCTAGAAGTCCCTACTTTGCTGATATGTTAGAGACAAAATGGCAGTATAAGAGCACCATTCACATCAAGCATACTGTG GTACGACCCCAAGCATTTACAGCTATCTTGCAGTACGTCTATACAG GCTACTTGGAGGTCCATTTGGATTTGTACGAAGACTGTGTAAGATTTGCCAAACAGTGCCAAATGCCTGAGCTCATTATGCAACTAGAAACCAGCCTGCGCACCATCATGCAATATG TCCCTAGTAAGCCAGGCATCCATGTATCCATGGTGACGGTCGTACCACAGCAAGGCTCTACATTTTTGCAAGATCAGTTGCAATTTCTTGCAGACTTTGCAGTTCCACAGAATCTTTGTCAG TTTTATGGGCCCGGTATTTTACCCTTCTGTGGTGAGGACCAGGATCAGCCACCGTTTGCTGATGTTTGTTTCTCTGTTATGGATCAGCTCTTCTTTTGCCACAAG GTGTTCTTCTGTGGTCGTAGCGAGTATTTCAGAGCCTTACTCTCCGATCACTTCTCAGAGATTGCTCAAGATAATCACTACTCGTTACCCACCATCACACTTCATGACATCTCACCGCAGATCTTCGCTAAAGTTGTCTATTACATGTACACAGAGAAAGTCCAG TTGACAGAAGACACAAGTTACGATGTTCTATGCATAGCCGATCTATACCTCCTACCTGGTCTGAAGCTAGTCTGTGCTAATGAGATTTACAGGCATCTAACAGCGGATAATGTCATCTCAGTGCTGAGAGTATCCAGAATGTTCAATCTAACCAAACTGGAAGATCAGTGCACCGAGTACATCGCTAAGAACTTAGACAAG ATCATCGAGTCAGAAGAGTTTGAGAAAATAATCTTGGAGGACGCAGCGGAGATCAAAGACAGACAGGAGACGGACTCTATCATTATCATCGATGAGATCCGACACCACATCTCAAGATTAGTGCAGACGTTTAGCGAGGTGTCTGAGGCACAGCACTCATTACATATGATTGATCTACTATTACTGAGGCTTGGATTGGACTGCTAG